One Tolypothrix sp. NIES-4075 genomic region harbors:
- a CDS encoding tyrosine-type recombinase/integrase, which translates to MRYLTSTQLNLLYQTIKPDARMSALVHLLHSTGARIAEILALDLDDVDRKNRKFQVIGKRNKQRWCFYSEKAAQSLNNYLKYYRHQGVSALFTAQQPFTKKVSRLSYATAYKSLLEVIKGISELEGIRFHDLRHTFGTERVGLMGIDELRALMGHETIQMTLRYSKVTSRRAEEVAQRAFEKIPNYGQ; encoded by the coding sequence ACCATTAAACCAGATGCTCGAATGTCTGCCTTGGTACATTTGTTACACAGCACAGGGGCTAGAATCGCGGAAATACTGGCATTAGATTTGGACGATGTAGATAGAAAGAATCGCAAGTTTCAGGTGATTGGAAAGCGAAATAAACAACGCTGGTGCTTTTACAGTGAAAAGGCGGCACAAAGTCTAAATAACTACCTAAAATATTACAGGCATCAAGGCGTGTCGGCATTGTTCACAGCCCAACAACCTTTTACAAAGAAAGTTTCTCGTCTATCTTACGCAACTGCCTATAAGTCGCTGCTTGAGGTAATTAAAGGCATAAGCGAATTAGAAGGAATTCGTTTCCACGATTTGAGACATACCTTTGGCACGGAAAGGGTGGGTTTGATGGGTATCGACGAACTACGGGCGTTGATGGGACATGAGACGATTCAAATGACTTTGCGATATTCAAAAGTGACTTCTCGGCGTGCAGAAGAAGTAGCACAACGAGCCTTTGAGAAAATCCCAAATTATGGGCAGTAA